The proteins below come from a single Micromonas commoda chromosome 8, complete sequence genomic window:
- a CDS encoding predicted protein yields the protein MKKKCVEFKVMSRLLPFVVNIMVARRLTPEEYGVPTVHFQLISTIILTCREGFRRALMRDAGSGTADGDVTDASQEAAGWLVIPIGAALSAGVPCAVLRLGGLDMVRIVEKMHMCIDNPYAQAVASYGFSAFLELLAEPFYIRAQRRSRFRLRFVTETVATILRSLVTFYFVNFTEHHVSLGFAYGQLAYGVTILICYAIAQLDFAYFGCALFLGKTSVKWGGTLRLVQTFSTQALLKLFLAEGEKGVLLLVGNADSQGVYGLVSSLGSLFVRIVLQPFEEIAFVAFSKKLDSQTTKRKKIENEAKVFATLMRVSGMLGLLVAVHGPLYSEPAIRLLYGKRWADTKDVSKSLVMKPNELNGANVALLSSSLLNIMMSIYLQPRVGPTGLIISNSISMCLRFAYTMRFVVNERFRGCKLTIASFLPHHVVCLAFIVSLVTTTVTSKLDMGTHILAGFVSVSGILMSILFYERNTLTNMVELKTRSKMD from the exons ATGAAGAAGAAATGTGTCGAATTCAAA GTGATGTCTAGATTGCTACCATTCGTGGTTAACATCATGGTGGCTCGAAGACTGACGCCAGAGGAGTACGGCGTTCCAACG GTTCACTTCCAGCTCATCTCCACCATCATACTCACTTGTCGAGAG GGCTTCCGGCGTGCACTGATGCGAGATGCTGGCTCGGGCACGGCTGATGGTGATGTCACAGACGCAAGCCAAG AGGCAGCCGGTTGGCTTGTGATCCCGATAGGAGCGGCTCTGTCTGCAGGGGTTCCGTGTGCGGTTCTACGGCTCGGTGGGCTCGACATGGTAAGAATAGTTGAAAAGATGCACATGTGCATC GATAACCCATATGCCCAAGCTGTGGCCTCCTACGGGTTCTCAGCCTTTTTG GAATTGTTGGCGGAACCATTTTATATTCGAGCTCAGCGTAGGTCGAGATTTCGTCTGCGATTTGTCACTGAGACGGTGGCGACTATTCTACGCAGTCTCGTGACATTTTATTTTGTGAATTTCACGGAACATCACGTCTCACTCGGATTTGCTTATGGTCAGCTTGCATACGGAGTGACAATTTTGATTTGTTACGCAATCGCACAGCTTGACTTCGCTTACTTCGGGTGTGCGCTTTTCCTCGGGAAAACATCGGTGAAGTGGGGAGGAACACTACGGCTCGTGCAGACCTTTTCAACACAAGCCCTGTTGAAGTTGTTCCTTGCCGAAGGGGAAAAGGGCGTGTTGCTCTTGGTCGGGAATGCAGATTCGCAGGGGGTTTATGGATTAGTTTCTTCGCTGGGGTCGCTGTTCGTACGGATCGTGCTACAGCCATTTGAGGAAATCGCATTCGTCGCGTTTTCAAAAAAGCTTGATTCGCAAACGACAAAGCGAAAGAAAATTGAGAATGAAGCGAAAGTGTTTGCGACTCTGATGAGGGTTTCTGGGATGCTCGGTCTTCTTGTGGCTGTGCATGGTCCGCTTTACTCAGAACCCGCAATTCGATTGCTCTATGGGAAGCGGTGGGCCGATACAAAAGACGTGTCGAAATCACTCG TGATGAAGCCAAATGAACTAAACGGTGCAAATGTTGCGCTTTTGAGCTCGTCGCTGTTGAACATCATGATGTCCATTTATCTTCAGCCTCGGGTTGGACCTACTGGTCTGATAATCTCGAATAGTATTTCGATGTGTTTGCGTTTCGCTTACACGATGCGTTTCGTTGTTAATGAGCGCTTTCGCGGATGCAAGTTGACGATCGCGTCATTCTTACCGCACCATGTTGTTTGTCTTGCGTTTATTGTTTCTCTCGTGACAACAACAGTCACATCGAAGCTTGATATGGGGACACACATTCTTGCTGGTTTCGTTTCCGTTTCGGGTATCCTTATGTCGATTTTATTCTACGAGCGCAACACTCTCACAAACATGGTTGAGTTGAAGACGCGGAGCAAGATGGACTAA
- a CDS encoding predicted protein: QRRKEANRESARRSKQRKKEESELLSSKAQELVRESATLRAELEKVQKHVDNLYEENTALRKQISKAGG, encoded by the coding sequence CAGAGAAGGAAAGAAGCAAATCGCGAGtccgcgaggagatcgaAGCAGAGGAAAAAAGAGGAGAGCGAGCTGCTGTCCAGCAAAGCCCAGGAACTTGTCCGCGAGAGCGCGACCTTGCGCGCAGAGCTGGAGAAGGTTCAGAAGCACGTCGATAACCTGTATGAGGAGAACACTGCGCTTCGAAAGCAGATCTCTAAGGCTGGTGGC
- a CDS encoding predicted protein, which produces MVRRTAICAIAAIVVLATVTTVSGQTVDACQTRSTPIGVSITETTADGESNTFLGLLAFFGGAVGESETAPMHLAVASDKYGCKPIAQTTDKAVLVWRGGCTFGEKAAAVEAAGGAAMIVVTDEAELTPMSCVGNSTVSIPVMQVLAQDGDQLKSGAAKGASVTFKELKLKGSVDLVASFALLAMASLTIVFGAIWSLSDQGFLFKPKSDDDASQGSGGGREGSGGGIEGLEITEMSAAYFVVFASIVLLVIFFTMQHWVFLIIKGVFCFAAVQGLQALFFAVFESGFKALSKDIDIPVFGTVNQLSVPSVACAVVVVLVWLLNQDATWAWMLQDIMGMSFLVNVLRLVHLPNLKVGALLLVGAMCYDIFWVYIQPHLFGRESVMVKVAKGGEQHESLPMLFLFPRLGGNVGDFSMLGYGDVILPGLLIVHNHLFDNRYNESSKPRLAYLVPSIVAYVAGLLLTFLALHLQVGGQGGQPALCYLVPTVLGGTVAYAHFRGDLKEMWVGSQDDGNDPDGEGERLIGTGSTNSSAV; this is translated from the coding sequence ATGGTTCGCAGGACCGCGATTTGTGCCATCGCTGCGATCGTTGTTCTCGCCACGGTCACGACGGTGAGCGGCCAGACCGTAGATGCCTGCCAGACGCGTTCGACACCCATCGGCGTGTCCATCACGGAGACGACTGCGGATGGGGAGTCGAACACCTTCCTCGGCTTGCTCGCGTTCTtcggcggtgccgtcggcgagagCGAAACTGCTCCGATGCATCTTGCGGTAGCTTCAGATAAGTACGGGTGCAAACCGATAGCACAGACTACGGACAAGGCGGTGCTCGTTTGGAGAGGGGGCTGCACGTTTGGcgagaaggctgccgcggtgGAAGCGGCTGGTGGGGCTGCGATGATCGTTGTCACTGACGAAGCCGAGCTCACGCCGATGTCTTGCGTCGGCAACTCGACCGTCTCCATCCCCGTCATGCAGGTTCTCGCGCAGGATGGTGATCAACTGAAATCCGGCGCAGCCAAAGGGGCGAGCGTCACCTTCAAAGAGCTCAAGCTCAAGGGATCCGTGGATCTGGTCGCATCGTTTGCGCTGCTAGCGATGGCGTCACTGACCATCGTGTTTGGTGCCATATGGTCTCTTTCGGATCAAGGATTTCTGTTTAAACCAAAGTCAGACGATGATGCAAGTCAAGGCagtggcggcggacgcgaaggtTCCGGAGGTGGGATCGAGGGACTTGAGATCACCGAGATGAGCGCGGCATACTTTGTCGTTTTCGCGTCCATCGTGCTCCTCGTGATTTTCTTCACGATGCAGCACTGGGTGTTCCTCATCATCAAGGGTGTTTTCTGCTTCGCTGCGGTGCAGGGGTTGCAAGCTCTTTTCTTCGCCGTGTTTGAATCGGGTTTCAAGGCGCTCTCGAAAGACATTGATATCCCCGTCTTTGGAACTGTGAACCAACTCTCTGTGCCGAGTGTTGCCTGTGCTGTTGTGGTGGTGCTCGTGTGGCTACTCAACCAGGATGCAACCTGGGCCTGGATGCTTCAAGATATCATGGGTATGTCGTTTCTGGTCAATGTTCTACGACTCGTTCACCTGCCAAACCTCAAGGTCGGCGCTCTCCTTCTTGTGGGTGCAATGTGCTACGATATCTTCTGGGTTTACATCCAACCTCATTTATTTGGCCGTGAGAGCGTCATGGTGAAGGTTGCAAAGGGAGGTGAGCAACACGAGTCGTTGCCGATGTTGTTCCTCTTTCCGAGGCTAGGAGGAAACGTCGGCGACTTCTCGATGCTCGGCTACGGTGACGTTATTCTGCCGGGTCTGTTGATTGTTCACAACCACCTCTTTGATAACCGGTACAACGAGTCGAGCAAGCCTCGCCTGGCGTACCTGGTGCCATCTATTGTGGCGTACGTCGCTGGTCTGCTGCTGACGTTCCTGGCGCTGCATCTGCAGGTCGGTGGTCAGGGAGGACAGCCTGCTCTTTGCTATCTGGTGCCGACCGTGCTCGGAGGCACCGTGGCTTATGCTCACTTCAGGGGAGACCTGAAAGAGATGTGGGTCGGATCGCAAGATGATGGCAACGACCCGGACGGTGAGGGGGAGCGGCTCATCGGGACCGGATCCACGAACAGCAGTGCCGTGTGA
- a CDS encoding predicted protein → MADELPRLAAELMNTAHVVAKKHNLPRGIFKVGLHLISSSHYIPLLPRLLRGVLNTS, encoded by the coding sequence ATGGCGGATGAATTACCCAGGCTAGCCGCTGAATTGATGAACACCGCACACGTCGTCGCAAAGAAGCATAACCTTCCGCGTGGAATATTTAAGGTCGGTCTCCACCTAATCTCCAGCAGCCACTACATTCCGCTCTTGCCTCGTCTTCTCCGTGGGGTTCTGAACACATCCTGA